The following are encoded together in the Nocardioides sp. Arc9.136 genome:
- a CDS encoding TetR family transcriptional regulator: MPRIAESRPPAAPVSLEQRARRDRIVRAATTIGARLPIDRVQMHDVAKASGVAIATLYRYFPSKTHLFAAVMADQVARLDAEYVGPSLDRDPADELSELLIRVGRRMLEHPVLTTSIMQSNNALTATPMGREVAGVSHGVMLRALRAAHDPEPIHLRLVRLVEQNWYGVLISILNGHTTQEEGEEDLRLAVRLLLTPLPR, encoded by the coding sequence GTGCCCAGGATCGCGGAGAGCCGCCCGCCGGCCGCCCCGGTGTCGCTCGAGCAGCGGGCACGGCGCGACCGGATCGTGCGCGCGGCCACCACGATCGGCGCCCGGCTGCCGATCGACCGGGTGCAGATGCACGACGTGGCCAAGGCCTCCGGCGTCGCGATCGCGACCCTCTACCGCTACTTCCCCTCCAAGACGCACCTGTTCGCCGCTGTGATGGCCGACCAGGTCGCCCGGCTCGACGCGGAGTACGTCGGGCCGTCGCTGGACCGGGACCCGGCCGACGAGCTGAGCGAGCTGCTCATCCGCGTCGGGCGCCGGATGCTCGAGCACCCGGTGCTGACCACCTCGATCATGCAGTCCAACAACGCCCTGACCGCGACCCCGATGGGCCGGGAGGTCGCCGGGGTCTCGCACGGGGTGATGCTGCGCGCGCTCCGGGCGGCGCACGACCCCGAGCCGATCCACCTGCGGCTCGTGCGGCTGGTCGAGCAGAACTGGTACGGCGTGCTCATCTCCATCCTCAACGGCCACACCACCCAGGAGGAGGGCGAGGAGGACCTGCGGCTCGCCGTCCGCCTCCTGCTGACGCCGCTGCCGCGCTGA
- a CDS encoding SpoIIE family protein phosphatase codes for MSQPDPGERGAVLPRRGGASSPADPPVTADQARLVARLLDGLDQVPDAAWRVAVDAAGIGAFDWDLVDGRLRWDDRLLELFGLDHRTFAGTIEAFSACVHPEDRDRVSAALARAVDECGEYEAEYRVVLPTGEERWITARGRALPGPDGGAVRLLGAAHDSTSVRGEESRVARVLESMPTAFYQLDRQWRFSYLNAEAERLLGRRREELVGGSVWELFPATVGTAFEEHYRRAVRSGEPVAFEAYYPAPLDGWYEIRGWPSPDGLAVYFVDVSARRRAQSDVDRATARAGLVASVTEALTDTLDITEAVQRLPRLVTPVMADWCIITLLREPAPSSARTRRGVTVEGAPEVDVDPGWRENLRDAGYWHHDPALRRAVDDYATTRLTALADSAPLARAVAEQRPVLHRTDATEALLAALAPGPAYDAIQVLRPRSGAFVPLRARGHVVGLLSAFRGPERGAFGEDDVTVLTDIGNRAGIAIDNARMFGRQRELAETLQRSMLTEPPQPDDLQVAVRYAPAAHSAQVGGDWYDAFVQDDGAMVVVIGDVVGHDVDAAAAMGQLRSLLRGIAAHTGDGPAVVLAGVDRVVEALAVDTMATALVARFEEIPEDRRAGVTRLRWSNAGHLDPVVVAPDGTVSVLAPSERHTLIGVVPDQERTDDVVDLPRGSTVLFYTDGLVERRGEALDRGIDRLVRELTGLVADGLPLDEVCDGLLERLVPEGAEDDVALLAVHLGPRTDPATGPSGA; via the coding sequence GTGTCCCAGCCCGACCCTGGGGAGCGCGGCGCCGTGCTCCCCCGTCGGGGAGGCGCGTCGAGCCCCGCCGACCCGCCGGTCACCGCCGACCAGGCGCGGCTCGTCGCCCGCCTGCTCGACGGCCTCGACCAGGTGCCCGACGCCGCCTGGCGGGTGGCGGTCGACGCGGCCGGGATCGGGGCGTTCGACTGGGACCTCGTCGACGGCCGGCTCCGGTGGGACGACCGGCTGCTGGAGCTCTTCGGGCTCGACCACCGCACCTTCGCCGGCACCATCGAGGCGTTCAGCGCGTGCGTCCACCCCGAGGACCGCGACCGGGTCTCGGCCGCGCTGGCACGGGCGGTCGACGAGTGCGGCGAGTACGAGGCGGAGTACCGCGTCGTCCTCCCGACCGGCGAGGAGCGCTGGATCACCGCCCGCGGCCGGGCGCTGCCCGGCCCCGACGGCGGCGCCGTGCGGCTGCTCGGCGCCGCCCACGACTCGACCTCGGTGCGCGGCGAGGAGTCCCGGGTCGCCCGCGTCCTGGAGTCGATGCCGACGGCGTTCTACCAGCTCGACCGGCAGTGGCGGTTCAGCTACCTCAACGCCGAGGCCGAGCGGCTCCTGGGCCGGCGACGCGAGGAGCTGGTGGGCGGCTCGGTGTGGGAGCTCTTCCCGGCCACCGTCGGCACGGCGTTCGAGGAGCACTACCGCCGGGCGGTCCGCTCCGGCGAGCCGGTCGCCTTCGAGGCCTACTACCCCGCGCCCCTCGACGGGTGGTACGAGATCCGCGGCTGGCCCTCCCCCGACGGGCTCGCCGTCTACTTCGTCGACGTGAGCGCGCGCCGGCGGGCGCAGTCCGACGTCGACCGGGCCACCGCCCGCGCCGGCCTGGTCGCCAGCGTCACCGAGGCGCTGACCGACACCCTCGACATCACCGAGGCGGTCCAGCGGCTGCCGCGCCTGGTCACGCCGGTGATGGCCGACTGGTGCATCATCACGCTCCTGCGGGAGCCGGCGCCCAGCAGCGCGCGGACCCGTCGCGGCGTGACCGTCGAGGGCGCGCCCGAGGTCGACGTCGACCCCGGGTGGCGCGAGAACCTGCGCGACGCCGGCTACTGGCACCACGACCCCGCGCTGCGGCGAGCGGTCGACGACTACGCCACCACCCGGCTCACCGCGCTCGCCGACAGCGCGCCGCTCGCCCGCGCGGTCGCCGAGCAGCGCCCCGTGCTGCACCGGACCGACGCCACCGAGGCCCTGCTCGCCGCGCTCGCGCCCGGCCCGGCGTACGACGCGATCCAGGTGCTCCGGCCGAGGTCGGGCGCCTTCGTGCCGCTGCGGGCGCGCGGGCACGTCGTCGGCCTGCTGTCGGCGTTCCGCGGCCCCGAGCGGGGCGCGTTCGGCGAGGACGACGTCACCGTGCTGACCGACATCGGCAACCGGGCGGGCATCGCCATCGACAACGCCCGGATGTTCGGGCGGCAGCGCGAGCTCGCCGAGACCCTCCAGCGCAGCATGCTCACCGAGCCGCCGCAGCCCGACGACCTCCAGGTGGCGGTCCGCTACGCCCCGGCGGCGCACTCCGCGCAGGTCGGCGGCGACTGGTACGACGCGTTCGTGCAGGACGACGGCGCGATGGTCGTGGTGATCGGCGACGTCGTCGGCCACGACGTCGACGCCGCGGCGGCGATGGGCCAGCTGCGCAGCCTGCTGCGCGGGATCGCCGCGCACACCGGCGACGGCCCGGCCGTGGTGCTCGCCGGCGTCGACCGGGTCGTCGAGGCGCTCGCCGTCGACACGATGGCGACCGCCCTGGTCGCCCGGTTCGAGGAGATCCCGGAGGACCGCCGCGCCGGGGTGACCCGGCTGCGCTGGTCGAACGCCGGCCACCTCGACCCCGTCGTCGTCGCCCCCGACGGCACCGTGTCCGTGCTCGCCCCCTCCGAGCGGCACACGCTGATCGGCGTGGTCCCGGACCAGGAGCGCACCGACGACGTGGTGGACCTGCCGCGCGGCAGCACCGTGCTCTTCTACACCGACGGGCTCGTCGAGCGGCGCGGCGAGGCACTGGACCGCGGCATCGACCGGCTGGTGCGGGAGCTGACCGGGCTCGTCGCCGACGGGCTCCCCCTCGACGAGGTCTGCGACGGGCTGCTGGAGCGCCTCGTGCCGGAGGGCGCCGAGGACGACGTCGCGCTGCTCGCCGTCCACCTGGGCCCGAGGACGGACCCCGCGACCGGCCCGAGCGGGGCCTGA
- a CDS encoding cytochrome P450 yields the protein MLLRTATHPLVPRADALRSAARPAVRWGLGHALPKTVMRAAARRGDLHARLIVTSSTSSDVPVDLFDEIRASGPLHRSRYAYVTATLPVVREVLAYPDVRAGVDLGTGAGPLGRIGRWAHETTPMGPLTPPSLLVTEPPDHTRMRKLVTRVFSVKAVQRLRERTEQIADELLTDLARQSAGGRPVDLVEAYCALLPVTVIAEILGVPDSERHTVLEFGTAAAPSLDLGLSWRRFRTVEGALSSFEAWLVDHIESKRRRPGDDLLSQMVAARDDDGVALTDKELVATAGLVLAAGFETTVNLLSNGIALLHEHPDQLAALRTDPGLWSNAVEEVLRLDPPVLLTGRTVVRDTEVAGVPVPRGAVVTTLLAGANRDPDVFADPHRFDVSRENAGDHVSFSAGRHFCLGAALARMEGQVGLQRIVERYPDLRLEPGAARRDTRILRGYRVLPARLG from the coding sequence GTGCTGCTCCGGACCGCGACCCACCCGCTCGTGCCGAGAGCCGACGCCCTGCGCTCGGCCGCGCGCCCCGCGGTCCGCTGGGGCCTGGGCCACGCCCTGCCCAAGACCGTCATGCGAGCGGCCGCCCGCCGCGGCGACCTGCATGCCCGGCTCATCGTCACCAGCAGCACCAGCAGCGACGTGCCGGTCGACCTCTTCGACGAGATCCGGGCCAGCGGACCGCTGCACCGGTCGCGGTACGCCTACGTGACCGCCACCCTCCCGGTGGTGCGCGAGGTGCTGGCCTACCCCGACGTGCGCGCGGGCGTGGACCTCGGTACCGGCGCGGGGCCGCTCGGGCGGATCGGGCGCTGGGCCCACGAGACCACGCCGATGGGCCCGCTGACCCCTCCCTCCCTGCTGGTCACCGAGCCGCCGGACCACACCCGGATGCGCAAGCTGGTCACCCGGGTGTTCTCGGTCAAGGCCGTGCAGCGGCTGCGCGAGCGGACCGAGCAGATCGCCGACGAGCTCCTCACCGACCTCGCCCGGCAGTCGGCGGGCGGCCGGCCGGTCGACCTGGTCGAGGCCTACTGCGCCCTGCTGCCGGTCACGGTGATCGCCGAGATCCTCGGCGTCCCGGACTCCGAGCGGCACACGGTGCTCGAGTTCGGCACCGCGGCCGCCCCGAGCCTCGACCTCGGCCTCTCGTGGCGCCGCTTCCGCACCGTCGAGGGCGCCCTGTCCTCCTTCGAGGCCTGGCTGGTCGACCACATCGAGAGCAAGCGGCGCCGGCCGGGCGACGACCTGCTCAGCCAGATGGTCGCGGCCCGGGACGACGACGGCGTGGCGCTGACCGACAAGGAGCTGGTCGCGACCGCCGGGCTGGTGCTGGCCGCCGGGTTCGAGACGACGGTCAACCTGCTCTCCAACGGCATCGCGCTGCTCCACGAGCACCCCGACCAGCTCGCCGCGCTGCGCACGGACCCCGGCCTGTGGTCGAACGCCGTGGAGGAGGTGCTCCGGCTCGACCCGCCCGTCCTCCTCACCGGTCGCACCGTCGTGCGCGACACCGAGGTCGCCGGCGTCCCCGTCCCCCGCGGTGCGGTGGTGACCACGCTGCTCGCCGGGGCCAACCGCGACCCCGACGTCTTCGCCGACCCGCACCGCTTCGACGTCAGCCGGGAGAACGCCGGCGACCACGTGTCGTTCTCCGCCGGCCGGCACTTCTGCCTCGGCGCCGCGCTGGCCCGGATGGAGGGTCAGGTCGGCCTGCAGCGGATCGTCGAGCGCTACCCGGACCTGCGCCTCGAGCCCGGCGCCGCCAGGCGCGACACCCGCATCCTGCGGGGGTACCGGGTGCTGCCCGCGCGGCTGGGCTGA
- a CDS encoding TetR/AcrR family transcriptional regulator produces the protein MSTVPPAPAEARRRPAREEVRRALLDAAARTFARQGIDGASLDDVAAAAGFTKGAVYSNFGSKEGLVAALVDDRVSAYLDLGLAAVENDPGATLAERARALGDRLTAATDEQHDWHLLFLELWQRTVRSGRTEGAFVQRRRELHAAVAGAVAAHAEQAGAELPLPATSMATLLMALSNGLAIERLVEPGSVPDDLMGQVLALVVQAGPAAGTGADQH, from the coding sequence ATGTCAACGGTCCCGCCCGCGCCGGCCGAGGCCCGCAGGCGCCCCGCCCGCGAGGAGGTGCGGCGCGCGCTGCTCGACGCGGCCGCCCGGACCTTCGCCCGCCAGGGCATCGACGGCGCGAGCCTCGACGACGTGGCGGCCGCGGCCGGGTTCACCAAGGGCGCGGTCTACAGCAACTTCGGCAGCAAGGAGGGGTTGGTCGCCGCCCTCGTCGACGACCGCGTCTCGGCGTACCTCGACCTCGGCCTGGCCGCGGTGGAGAACGACCCCGGCGCCACGCTGGCCGAGCGGGCGCGCGCGCTCGGCGACCGGTTGACCGCCGCGACCGACGAGCAGCACGACTGGCACCTGCTCTTCCTGGAGCTGTGGCAGCGGACCGTGCGCAGCGGCCGGACCGAGGGGGCCTTCGTGCAGCGCCGTCGCGAGCTGCACGCCGCGGTGGCGGGGGCCGTCGCCGCCCACGCCGAGCAGGCGGGCGCCGAGCTCCCGCTGCCGGCGACCTCGATGGCGACGCTGCTGATGGCGCTGTCCAACGGGCTGGCGATCGAGCGGCTGGTCGAGCCCGGCTCGGTGCCCGACGACCTGATGGGGCAGGTGCTGGCCCTGGTCGTCCAGGCGGGCCCCGCCGCCGGCACTGGAGCAGACCAGCACTGA